The Brachyhypopomus gauderio isolate BG-103 chromosome 2, BGAUD_0.2, whole genome shotgun sequence genome contains a region encoding:
- the LOC143487921 gene encoding arf-GAP with dual PH domain-containing protein 1 isoform X1 encodes MSSEQETNRRRLRELLVVRGNSKCVDCGAPGPEWASFTLGVFMCDTCSGIHRNIPQISRVKSVLLDPWDAAEVEFMASTGNSAAKAKYEQKVPPFYYCPTKTDCQLLREQWIRARYERNEFIYVERQEPYSAGYREGFLWKRGRDNGQFLSRKFILSEREGALKYFNKHDAREPKALMKIQTINATFQPAKISNPHGLQITYLKDNSTRNIFVYHEDGKEMVDWFNAIRAARFHYLQVAFPGAHDVDLVPKLTRNYIKEGYMEKTGPKHTEGFKKRWFTLDDRRLMYFKDPLDAYARGEVFIGSKENDYTVLPGLPPSTQGNHWQFGITIVTPERKFLFACETEAEQKDWVGVFQGVVNRPMLPQEYAVEAHFKHKP; translated from the exons atgTCCTCCGAACAAGAGACGAACCGACGCCGTTTACGGGAGCTCTTGGTTGTACGGGGGAACAGTAAGTGTGTGGACTGCGGGGCTCCAG GACCGGAGTGGGCGTCCTTCACCCTGGGCGTCTTCATGTGTGACACCTGCTCAGGTATCCACCGGAACATCCCGCAGATCAGCCGGGTCAAGTCCGTCCTGCTCGACCCCTGGGACGCCgctgaggtggag TTCATGGCCTCCACCGGAAACAGTGCTGCCAAGGCCAAGTATGAACAGAAGGTGCCACCGTTCTATTACTGTCCGACAAAGACAGACTGCCA GCTGCTGCGTGAACAGTGGATCCGAGCCAGATATGAGAGGAATGAATTTATCTATGTGGAGAGACAAGAACCATACTCAGCAG GCTACAGGGAAGGGTTTCTATGGAAACGAGGCCGAGACAACGGACAGTTCCTGAGCCGAAAATTTATTCTCTCTGAGCGTGAAGGGGCACTGAAGTACTTCAACAAGCATGAT GCCAGAGAGCCCAAAGCTTTGATGAAAATCCAAACAATTAACGCCACCTTCCAGCCTGCGAAGATCAGCAACCCTCACGGCCTCCAGATCACCTACCTGAAGGACAACAGCACCAGGAACATCTTCGTATACCATGAGGACGGGAAG GAAATGGTGGACTGGTTTAATGCCATACGTGCTGCTAGATTCCATTATCTTCAAGTTGCTTTTCCGGGAGCCCATGATGTTGAT CTGGTGCCCAAACTGACGAGGAACTACATCAAGGAGGGCTACATGGAGAAGACGGGGCCAAAG CACACGGAGGGTTTTAAGAAGCGCTGGTTCACCCTGGATGACAGGAGACTTATGTACTTCAAAGACCCGTTG GACGCCTATGCGCGAGGAGAAGTGTTTATTGGCAGTAAGGAAAATGACTACACAGTGTTACCAGGCCTGCCGCCCTCAACCCAGGGCAACCACTGGCAGTTTGGCATCACCATAGTGACCCCGGAGAGGAAGTTCCTGTTTGCGTGCGAGACGGAGGCGGAGCAGAAGGACTGGGTGGGGGTGTTTCAGGGCGTTGTCAACAGACCCATGTTACCTCAGGAGTACGCAG TGGAAGCTCACTTCAAGCACAAGCCCTGA
- the LOC143487921 gene encoding arf-GAP with dual PH domain-containing protein 1 isoform X2, with the protein MCDTCSGIHRNIPQISRVKSVLLDPWDAAEVEFMASTGNSAAKAKYEQKVPPFYYCPTKTDCQLLREQWIRARYERNEFIYVERQEPYSAGYREGFLWKRGRDNGQFLSRKFILSEREGALKYFNKHDAREPKALMKIQTINATFQPAKISNPHGLQITYLKDNSTRNIFVYHEDGKEMVDWFNAIRAARFHYLQVAFPGAHDVDLVPKLTRNYIKEGYMEKTGPKHTEGFKKRWFTLDDRRLMYFKDPLDAYARGEVFIGSKENDYTVLPGLPPSTQGNHWQFGITIVTPERKFLFACETEAEQKDWVGVFQGVVNRPMLPQEYAVEAHFKHKP; encoded by the exons ATGTGTGACACCTGCTCAGGTATCCACCGGAACATCCCGCAGATCAGCCGGGTCAAGTCCGTCCTGCTCGACCCCTGGGACGCCgctgaggtggag TTCATGGCCTCCACCGGAAACAGTGCTGCCAAGGCCAAGTATGAACAGAAGGTGCCACCGTTCTATTACTGTCCGACAAAGACAGACTGCCA GCTGCTGCGTGAACAGTGGATCCGAGCCAGATATGAGAGGAATGAATTTATCTATGTGGAGAGACAAGAACCATACTCAGCAG GCTACAGGGAAGGGTTTCTATGGAAACGAGGCCGAGACAACGGACAGTTCCTGAGCCGAAAATTTATTCTCTCTGAGCGTGAAGGGGCACTGAAGTACTTCAACAAGCATGAT GCCAGAGAGCCCAAAGCTTTGATGAAAATCCAAACAATTAACGCCACCTTCCAGCCTGCGAAGATCAGCAACCCTCACGGCCTCCAGATCACCTACCTGAAGGACAACAGCACCAGGAACATCTTCGTATACCATGAGGACGGGAAG GAAATGGTGGACTGGTTTAATGCCATACGTGCTGCTAGATTCCATTATCTTCAAGTTGCTTTTCCGGGAGCCCATGATGTTGAT CTGGTGCCCAAACTGACGAGGAACTACATCAAGGAGGGCTACATGGAGAAGACGGGGCCAAAG CACACGGAGGGTTTTAAGAAGCGCTGGTTCACCCTGGATGACAGGAGACTTATGTACTTCAAAGACCCGTTG GACGCCTATGCGCGAGGAGAAGTGTTTATTGGCAGTAAGGAAAATGACTACACAGTGTTACCAGGCCTGCCGCCCTCAACCCAGGGCAACCACTGGCAGTTTGGCATCACCATAGTGACCCCGGAGAGGAAGTTCCTGTTTGCGTGCGAGACGGAGGCGGAGCAGAAGGACTGGGTGGGGGTGTTTCAGGGCGTTGTCAACAGACCCATGTTACCTCAGGAGTACGCAG TGGAAGCTCACTTCAAGCACAAGCCCTGA